The Desulfuromonas sp. genome includes a window with the following:
- a CDS encoding GIY-YIG nuclease family protein: protein MKPWYVYILRCADDTLYTGITNDLEMRLRTHAEGRGAKYTRGRLPVELLYREQATSRGEATRREMAIKRLPRQGKLALVGGQGG, encoded by the coding sequence ATGAAACCTTGGTACGTCTACATTCTGCGCTGCGCCGACGATACGCTTTACACGGGCATCACCAACGACCTGGAGATGCGGCTGCGGACCCACGCCGAAGGGCGCGGCGCCAAGTACACCCGGGGCCGCCTTCCGGTCGAACTCCTCTACCGGGAGCAGGCGACGTCGCGGGGCGAGGCGACCCGCCGGGAGATGGCGATCAAGCGCCTGCCCCGGCAGGGCAAGCTGGCCCTCGTCGGCGGGCAGGGCGGGTAG